One genomic segment of Pongo abelii isolate AG06213 chromosome 13, NHGRI_mPonAbe1-v2.0_pri, whole genome shotgun sequence includes these proteins:
- the LOC100462251 gene encoding LOW QUALITY PROTEIN: ATM interactor-like (The sequence of the model RefSeq protein was modified relative to this genomic sequence to represent the inferred CDS: inserted 2 bases in 1 codon; substituted 3 bases at 3 genomic stop codons): MAALEAAAAAAGSAALAAGARAVPAATRGASAAASGPWVPPGPRLRGSRPRPAGATQQPAAPVLAGELIQQXVSELSQAMWTNILCTVRGCRKILPNSPALNMLLIKSHRMQYSIVNQTIRKDLKTVPKFYCCPIEGCPRSPDRPFSQFSLVKQHFMQMHAEKKHKCSKCSNSYGTEWDLKRHAEDCGKTFRCTCGCPYASRTALQSHIYRTGHEIPAEHRDPPSKKRKMENCAXNQKLSNKTTESFNNQPIPRPDTQELEASEIKLEPSFEDSCGSNTDKQTLTTPPRYPQKLLLPKPKVALLKLPLMPVFVPTADSSAQPVVLGVDQGSATGAVHLLPLSVGTLILGLDSEACSLKESLLLFXIADPVAVEPISTGVQVNLGKNPSNPLQELGNTCQKNSISSINVQTDLSYASQNFIPSAQWATADSSVSSCSQTDLLFDSQVSLPISVHTQTFLPSSKVTSSIAAQTDAFMDTCFPLGGVSRETQTSGIQSPTDDHVQMDQAGMCGDIFESVHSSYNVATSNIISNSLVAETVTHSLLPQNEPKTLNQDIEKRAPIINFSAQNSMLPSQNVTDNQTQTIDLLSDLENILSSNLPAQTLNHRSLLSNTNPGPDTQLPSGPAQNPGINFDIKELFSASHIQTQTEESELSTMNTKPVLESLDTETQTDFLLADISAQSYEYRGNSNFLSLEMFDTQTQTDLNFFLDSSPHLPLGSILKHSSFSMSTDSSATETXTEGISTAKNIPALESKVQLNSTETQTTSSGFETLGNLFFTNNETQTAMDDFLLADMAWNMMESQFSSVETQTSAEPHSLQLLKLTVESMCETASTISSGLKLRTGDNSINSIECG; encoded by the exons ATGGCGGCCttggaggcggcggcggcggcggcggggtcCGCGGCTCTGGCAGCGGGTGCCCGCGCCGTCCCGGCGGCCACGAGAGGAGCCTCCGCCGCCGCCTCGGGCCCATGGGTGCCCCCGGGACCCCGACTGAGGGGCAGCCGGCCGCGGCCCGCGGGGGCGACGCAGCAGCCCGCGGCCCCCGTGCTGGCAGGGGAGCTGATCCAGCAGTAGGTGAGCGAGCTGTCCCAGGCCATGTGGACCAACATCCTGTGCACCGTGCGCGGCTGCCGCAAGATCCTGCCCAACAGCCCCGCGCTCAACATGCTCCTGATCAAGAGCCACCGCATGCAGTATAGCATAGTCAATCAAACAATAAGAAAAGATTTGAAAACTGTACCGAAATTCTACTGTTGTCCAATCGAAGGCTGCCCCAGAAGCCCTGACAGAccattttctcagttttctctcGTAAAACAGCACTTTATGCAAATGCATGCTGAGAAGAAGCACAAATGTAGTAAGTGCAGCAATTCGTACGGTACAGAATGGGACCTGAAAAGACATGCAGAGGACTGTGGCAAGACCTTCCGGTGCACATGCGGCTGTCCCTATGCCAGTAGAACAGCACTGCAGTCTCACATCTACCGAACTGGCCACGAGATCCCTGCAGAACACAGGGACCCACCtagtaagaaaaggaaaatggaaaactgTGC AAACCAGAAGTTATCCAACAAGACCACTGAATCATTTAACAACCAACCAATCCCTAGACCAGACACTCAAGAACTAGAAGCTTCAGAAATAAAGCTAGAACCATCTTTTGAAGACTCTTGTGGCTCTAACACTGACAAGCAGACTCTTACAACACCACCCAGATATCCTCAAAAGTTGCTTTTACCAAAGCCCAAAGTGGCTTTGCTTAAACTACCCCTGATGCCTGTCTTTGTGCCTACAGCTGATTCCTCAGCCCAGCCTGTGGTGTTAGGTGTCGATCAGGGCTCTGCCACAGGGGCTGTGCACTTACTGCCCTTGTCAGTAGGAACCCTGATCCTCGGCCTAGATTCAGAGGCTTGCTCTCTTAAGGAGAGCCTACTTCTTTTCTAAATTGCTGATCCTGTTGCTGTTGAGCCAATAAGTACTGGTGTTCAAGTGAACTTGGGTAAAAATCCATCTAATCCTTTACAAGAACTAGGGAACACATGTCAGAAGAATAGCATTTCTTCAATCAACGTGCAGACAGATCTGTCTTATGCCTCACAAAACTTTATACCTTCTGCACAGTGGGCCACTGCTGATTCCTCTGTGTCGTCTTGTTCTCAAACTGATTTGCTGTTTGATTCTCAAGTATCTCTTCCCATTAGTGTTCACACTCAGACATTTTTGCCCAGCTCTAAGGTAACTTCATCTATAGCTGCTCAGACTGATGCATTTATGGACACCTGTTTCCCGTTGGGTGGGGTCTCCAGAGAAACTCAAACCAGTGGGATACAAAGTCCAACGGATGACCATGTACAGATGGACCAAGCTGGAATgtgtggagacatttttgagaGTGTTCATTCATCATATAATGTTGCTACAAGTAACATTATAAGCAACAGTTTAGTAGCAGAGACAGTAACTCATAGTTTGTTACCTCAGAATGAGCCTAAGACTTTAAATCAAGATATTGAGAAACGTGCACCAATTATAAACTTCAGTGCACAGAATAGTATGCTTCCTTCACAGAACGTGACAGATAATCAGACCCAAACCATAGATTTATTAAGTGATTTGGAAAACATCTtgtcaagtaatctgcctgctcAGACATTGAATCATCGTAGTCTTTTGTCTAACACAAATCCTGGACCTGACACCCAGCTCCCATCTGGCCCAGCCCAGAACCCTGGTATCAATTTTGATATCAAAGAGTTATTTTCGGCCTCACATATCCAGACTCAAACTGAAGAGAGTGAACTTAGCACCATGAACACCAAGCCAGTCTTGGAGTCACTGGACACAGAGACTCAAACGGACTTCTTACTCGCAGATATCTCTGCTCAGTCCTACGAGTATAGGGGAAATTCTAACTTCTTAAGTCTTGAGATGtttgacacacagacacagacagactTAAACTTTTTCTTAGACAGTAGCCCTCATCTGCCTCTGGGAAGTATTCTGAAACACTCCAGCTTTTCCATGAGTACTGATTCATCTGCCACAGAGACATGAACTGAAGGAATCTCCACTGCTAAAAATATACCTGCTCTAGAAAGCAAAGTTCAGTTGAACAGTACAGAAACACAGACCACGAGTTCTGGGTTTGAAACCCTGGGGAACTTGTTCTTCACCAACAACGAAACTCAAACAGCAATGGATGACTTTCTTCTGGCTGATATGGCCTGGAACATGATGGAGTCTCAGTTCAGCTCTGTAGAAACCCAGACTTCTGCGGAACCACACAGTCTCCAACTTCTAAAACTAACAGTGGAGTCCATGTGTGAGACAGCATCTACCATTTCCTCTGGATTAAAACTACGGACAGGGGACAACAGTATTAATTCGATTGAATGTGGCTGA